From one Variovorax sp. PBL-H6 genomic stretch:
- a CDS encoding sensor histidine kinase — MDDPTEIAETPPGSRVELLDWARASLEHSSEGIEVVDRLSLRLVDLNAAAAKRMGRARDALLGTPPWSHMEGGTQSSYEALFDEVIKAFPRSLPSEQRYRLSDGSFMDAEVTHTALRIRDRWLMVVATRDITARKMQQARSTLLSRAFDASHDCMLVVDRESMRHVECNESVCRYHGMTRHDLLQVPPWTLWSDGRTRDDLEREYDDAISVSPLPRRRIAPTARSRAGSQGVMEEQQQAILVDGRWMLVITTREVREDAVGRQVAELTRSNDELRQFAYVTSHDLFEPLRMMSSYSELLRRRYGDQLDSDARDFIGYIVGGADRMKRLIDDLLLYSRVDRSTIPMEQIRLDHVLDDALANLANAVERSGAVVERGPLPEVTGEPSSLTQVFQNLIGNAIKFTAPGVAPRVRVSASEDELNWIVSVNDNGIGIAPEYFGRIFVIFQRLHAQDLYEGTGIGLTICKKVVERHGGRIAVESAPGHGTTFSVHLPKTAA, encoded by the coding sequence ATGGACGACCCTACCGAGATCGCAGAAACGCCTCCAGGCTCCAGAGTCGAATTGCTCGATTGGGCAAGGGCTTCGCTGGAACATAGCAGCGAAGGCATCGAGGTCGTGGATCGCCTCTCGCTGCGCCTGGTCGATCTCAACGCTGCTGCCGCGAAGCGCATGGGGCGCGCGCGGGACGCACTCCTTGGAACACCGCCGTGGTCCCATATGGAAGGCGGCACGCAATCCTCCTACGAAGCCCTCTTCGACGAGGTCATCAAGGCATTCCCGCGGTCGCTGCCAAGCGAGCAGCGCTATCGGCTGTCCGATGGCTCGTTCATGGATGCGGAAGTCACCCACACTGCCTTGCGAATTCGCGACAGGTGGCTGATGGTCGTCGCGACGCGCGACATCACTGCTCGGAAGATGCAGCAGGCCCGCTCGACATTGCTTTCCCGGGCATTCGACGCGAGCCACGATTGCATGCTCGTCGTGGATCGCGAGAGCATGCGCCATGTCGAGTGCAACGAGTCGGTCTGCCGCTATCACGGCATGACGCGCCATGACCTTCTGCAGGTTCCGCCATGGACGCTCTGGTCGGACGGCCGCACGCGCGACGACCTGGAGCGCGAGTATGACGACGCGATCTCCGTGTCACCGCTTCCACGCCGGCGCATAGCACCCACCGCCAGATCGCGCGCGGGTAGCCAGGGCGTGATGGAAGAGCAGCAGCAGGCCATCCTTGTGGACGGCCGGTGGATGCTGGTCATCACCACCCGGGAGGTCCGCGAAGATGCCGTTGGGCGGCAAGTCGCCGAGCTCACGCGGTCGAACGATGAACTCAGGCAGTTTGCGTATGTGACCTCGCACGACCTCTTCGAGCCGCTGCGCATGATGAGCAGCTATTCGGAACTGCTGCGGCGCCGCTATGGCGACCAGCTCGACAGCGACGCCCGGGATTTCATCGGGTACATCGTCGGCGGTGCCGATCGCATGAAGCGCTTGATCGACGACTTGCTGCTGTACTCGAGGGTGGATCGTTCCACCATTCCCATGGAGCAGATTCGCCTGGATCACGTTCTCGACGATGCGCTGGCCAATCTTGCGAACGCGGTCGAGCGATCGGGCGCTGTGGTCGAACGCGGGCCTCTGCCGGAGGTGACCGGCGAGCCCTCCAGCCTGACGCAGGTTTTCCAGAACCTCATCGGCAACGCCATCAAGTTCACCGCCCCGGGCGTTGCCCCCCGCGTTCGCGTGTCTGCATCCGAGGACGAGCTGAACTGGATCGTGTCCGTCAACGACAACGGGATCGGCATCGCGCCCGAGTATTTCGGGCGCATCTTCGTCATCTTTCAGAGGCTCCACGCGCAGGACCTCTACGAAGGCACTGGAATCGGCTTGACCATCTGCAAGAAGGTGGTCGAGAGGCACGGTGGCCGGATCGCGGTCGAGTCCGCTCCTGGACACGGCACGACCTTCAGCGTCCACCTTCCCAAGACCGCCGCGTAG
- a CDS encoding sensor histidine kinase produces the protein MNPDPHQRSAPAAGPDVLHDPAARLQEQARMERLASALDLSDDAVFLIDRASMTYLEVNQGASTLLGVTREALLKQRPNETSPSLGSLDDLGRLYDQVIAQAPLTQTSELLVQQSDGRTCICEARRKAIQQAGRWVIVATLRDISEQKRAMARMLEAEAEIRSKVEALTRSNQELEQFAYITSHDLSEPLRTVASYIQLLERRFAHQFDGDARDFMAYIVGGVQRMKALMDALLLYSRIGRRELVRQPVPLDRALDDALANLAPALRSSNATVHREPLPTVPGDKAEMTQVFQNLVGNALRYRTEGVAPLVSVSARDEGAEWIVEVRDNGIGIEPQYFQRIFMIFQKLHPRDHSEGTGIGLAICKKVVERHGGRISVASGPGQGATFAIHLPKPQPRTNS, from the coding sequence ATGAATCCCGACCCCCATCAGCGTTCCGCGCCCGCCGCCGGCCCCGATGTCTTGCACGACCCTGCCGCCCGGTTGCAGGAACAGGCGCGCATGGAGCGTCTCGCTTCCGCACTCGACCTGAGCGACGATGCCGTCTTCCTGATCGATCGAGCCTCGATGACGTACCTCGAGGTCAACCAGGGCGCATCCACGCTGCTCGGGGTGACGCGGGAGGCGCTCCTGAAGCAGCGGCCCAACGAGACGAGCCCGTCGCTCGGAAGCCTGGACGATCTCGGCAGGCTGTACGACCAGGTCATCGCCCAGGCGCCGCTGACGCAGACCTCCGAGCTGTTGGTGCAACAGTCGGACGGCCGCACCTGCATCTGCGAAGCCAGGCGCAAGGCGATCCAGCAGGCCGGCCGGTGGGTGATCGTGGCCACGCTGCGCGACATCAGCGAACAGAAGAGGGCGATGGCGAGAATGCTGGAAGCCGAGGCTGAAATCCGGTCGAAGGTCGAGGCGCTGACGCGGTCCAATCAGGAGCTGGAGCAGTTCGCCTACATCACGTCCCACGATCTTTCAGAACCCCTGCGGACGGTGGCGAGCTACATCCAGTTGCTCGAACGGCGTTTTGCGCACCAGTTCGACGGCGACGCCCGAGACTTCATGGCGTACATCGTGGGAGGGGTGCAGCGCATGAAAGCGTTGATGGATGCGCTGCTGCTCTATTCGAGGATTGGGCGGCGCGAGCTGGTCAGGCAACCTGTCCCGCTGGACCGCGCGCTCGACGATGCGCTCGCGAACCTGGCGCCGGCCCTGCGGAGTTCAAACGCCACGGTCCATCGCGAGCCGCTTCCCACGGTACCGGGCGACAAGGCGGAGATGACCCAGGTGTTCCAGAACCTGGTCGGTAATGCGCTGAGATACCGGACGGAAGGCGTGGCGCCGCTGGTGAGTGTTTCGGCAAGAGACGAAGGCGCGGAGTGGATTGTCGAGGTCCGCGACAACGGCATCGGCATCGAGCCGCAGTATTTTCAGAGGATCTTCATGATCTTCCAGAAGCTTCATCCGCGGGACCATTCGGAGGGAACGGGGATCGGCCTGGCGATCTGCAAGAAGGTGGTGGAGCGGCACGGAGGGCGCATCTCCGTGGCCTCGGGGCCGGGGCAGGGGGCGACATTTGCCATTCATCTGCCGAAGCCCCAGCCCCGAACCAACTCATGA